A single genomic interval of Lathyrus oleraceus cultivar Zhongwan6 chromosome 7, CAAS_Psat_ZW6_1.0, whole genome shotgun sequence harbors:
- the LOC127103627 gene encoding 8-hydroxygeraniol oxidoreductase yields the protein MSRSKEVITCKAAICWGVGKAATVEEIQVEPPKATEVRVKMLCSSVCHTDISSLQGFPHNQFPLALGHEGIGVVESVGDEITNLKEGDLIIPTYIGECEECENCVSGKTNLCLTHPVRLNGLMPDNTSRLSVRGQTLYHVLSCATWSEYVVVDVNYLLKVDPTTNLAHASFISCGFSTGYGACWKEAAVETGSTVAVFGLGAVGLGAISAAKMMGASKIIGVDRNEMKKEKGEAFGMTHFINTNVSDKSASDLVKELTGMGVDYCIECTGVASMFTESVEATKMGTGKTIAVGIAAELVVPFGLLAIVFGRTLKGSVFGGIKAKSDLSIIAHKCQKQEFPLEELFTHEVPLVDINKAFELLKQLDCVKVVIKM from the exons ATGTCAAGATCCAAAGAGGTTATTACTTGCAAAG CTGCAATATGCTGGGGTGTAGGAAAGGCAGCGACGGTGGAAGAGATACAAGTGGAACCACCAAAAGCAACAGAAGTTCGAGTTAAGATGTTGTGTTCTAGTGTCTGCCATACAGACATTTCAAGCCTTCAAGGATTCCCACAT AATCAATTTCCTCTAGCACTTGGACACGAAGGAATTGG TGTTGTAGAGAGTGTTGGTGATGAAATAACAAATCTAAAGGAAGGTGATTTGATAATTCCAACATACATAGGGGAGTGTGAAGAATGTGAGAACTGTGTTTCAGGGAAAACTAATTTGTGTTTGACACATCCTGTAAGATTGAATGGTCTAATGCCGGATAACACTTCAAGGTTGTCGGTACGAGGTCAAACACTGTATCATGTTTTGAGTTGTGCTACATGGTCGGAGtatgtggttgttgatgtcaaCTACCTTCTCAAAGTTGATCCAACCACTAATTTAGCTCATGCTAGTTTCATTTCATGTGGTTTTTCAACCGGGTATGGAGCTTGTTGGAAGGAAGCAGCTGTTGAAACCGGTTCAACCGTAGCTGTTTTTGGTCTCGGGGCTGTTGGATTAGGG GCCATAAGTGCGGCCAAGATGATGGGAGCAAGTAAGATAATTGGAGTTgacagaaatgagatgaagaaaGAAAAAGGAGAAGCTTTTGGAATGACACACTTTATAAATACTAATGTTTCTGATAAATCTGCTTCTGATTTGGTTAAAGAGTTAACTGGAATGGGTGTAGATTACTGTATTGAATGTACTGGTGTTGCATCTATGTTTACCGAATCTGTGGAAGCCACAAAAATG GGAACAGGTAAAACAATTGCAGTTGGGATAGCAGCTGAACTTGTTGTGCCATTTGGACTTCTTGCCATCGTGTTTGGTAGAACCTTAAAAGGTTCTGTTTTTGGAGGTATAAAAGCTAAATCCGATCTTTCCATCATTGCTCACAAATGTCAAAAACAG GAATTCCCTCTTGAAGAACTTTTCACTCATGAGGTTCCTTTGGTTGATATAAACAAAGCATTTGAGTTACTGAAACAGCTCGATTGTGTGAAAGTTGTTATCAAGATGTAA